In Mycolicibacterium mucogenicum DSM 44124, the following are encoded in one genomic region:
- a CDS encoding L-serine ammonia-lyase yields the protein MAISVFDLFSIGIGPSSSHTVGPMRAAGMFVDQLTARNVLDHVTDVRVDLYGSLAATGGGHGTMPAILLGLEGYRPETIETDEMERRLSVIRAEGKIRLGGRIVLALTESDIALHPTQQLDRHPNAMTVTAMSVHGGVLYSETYFSVGGGFVVTEEDLAHPPQRASGVGSFTSAAELLDLTARNGISISQAMMGQESATRTDTEVRERLLHIRDVMLACATNGMSRDGYLPGNLMVRRRAKDWFLRLNAEDPQRDPAFAEDWVNLVALAVNEENASGGRIVTAPTNGAAGIIPAVLYYALHYTAAGKADPDDATVRFLLTAGAIGSLYKERASISGAEVGCQGEVGSAASMAAGGLAEILGGTPQQVENAAEIAMEHSLGLTCDPIGGLVQIPCIERNAISAGKAINAARMALRGDGTHRVSLDQVIETMRATGMDMSSKYKETSTGGLAVTVNVVEC from the coding sequence ATGGCGATCAGCGTGTTCGACCTGTTTTCCATCGGGATCGGGCCGTCGAGTTCACACACCGTCGGCCCGATGCGGGCGGCCGGCATGTTCGTCGACCAACTCACCGCGCGCAACGTGCTCGACCACGTCACCGATGTCCGCGTCGATCTGTACGGGTCGCTGGCCGCCACCGGCGGCGGCCACGGCACCATGCCGGCCATCCTGCTCGGCCTGGAGGGCTACCGGCCCGAGACCATCGAGACCGACGAGATGGAACGGCGGCTGTCGGTCATCCGGGCCGAGGGCAAGATCCGTCTGGGCGGGCGAATCGTGCTCGCCCTCACCGAATCCGACATCGCCCTGCACCCCACGCAGCAGCTCGACCGTCATCCGAACGCAATGACGGTGACAGCCATGTCGGTACACGGCGGCGTGCTCTACAGCGAGACGTACTTCTCGGTCGGTGGCGGTTTCGTGGTGACCGAAGAAGACCTGGCACATCCGCCCCAACGTGCCAGTGGTGTGGGCTCATTCACCTCGGCGGCGGAGCTCCTGGACCTCACCGCGCGGAACGGCATCTCCATCAGCCAGGCCATGATGGGCCAGGAGTCCGCGACTCGCACCGACACCGAGGTGCGTGAGCGCTTGCTGCACATCCGCGACGTGATGCTCGCCTGTGCCACCAACGGGATGTCCCGCGACGGCTACCTTCCCGGCAACCTGATGGTTCGTCGCCGGGCCAAGGACTGGTTCCTGCGGCTCAATGCCGAAGACCCCCAGCGCGATCCGGCGTTCGCCGAGGACTGGGTGAACCTGGTCGCGCTCGCCGTCAACGAGGAGAACGCCTCGGGCGGACGCATCGTCACCGCACCGACCAATGGTGCCGCCGGGATCATCCCGGCCGTCCTGTACTACGCGCTGCATTACACCGCGGCAGGCAAGGCCGATCCCGACGACGCCACCGTCCGCTTCCTGCTGACCGCCGGCGCCATCGGATCGCTCTACAAGGAACGCGCATCGATCTCCGGTGCTGAGGTCGGCTGCCAGGGCGAGGTCGGATCCGCGGCATCCATGGCGGCCGGCGGCCTCGCCGAAATCCTCGGCGGCACACCGCAACAGGTAGAGAATGCCGCCGAGATCGCGATGGAGCACAGCCTGGGGCTGACGTGCGATCCGATCGGCGGCCTGGTCCAGATTCCGTGCATCGAGCGCAACGCCATCTCCGCCGGCAAGGCCATCAACGCCGCGCGCATGGCCCTGCGGGGTGACGGCACCCACCGGGTGAGCCTCGACCAGGTCATCGAAACCATGCGGGCCACCGGCATGGACATGAGCTCCAAGTACAAGGAAACCTCGACCGGTGGCCTCGCCGTCACGGTCAACGTCGTCGAATGCTGA
- the lipA gene encoding lipoyl synthase, which produces MTIAPEGRRLLRLEVRNAQTPVERKPPWMKARLRTGPEYRELSALVQRNDLHTVCQEAGCPNIFECWESREATFLIGGDQCTRRCDFCQIDTGKPAELDRDEPRRVAESVAQMQLRYATVTGVARDDLPDGGAWLYAETVRQIHATCPGAGVELLIPDFTGTPEQLDEVFGTAPEVLAHNLETVPRIFRRVRPGFDYERSLGVLARARGAGLITKSNLILGMGETTEEALQALWDLREAGCELVTITQYLRPTPRHHPVERWVTPAEFDDLDTAAREIGFLGVMSGPLVRSSYRAGALYAQARTVIQEQRSTQ; this is translated from the coding sequence ATGACCATCGCCCCAGAAGGGCGCCGCTTGCTGCGGCTCGAGGTTCGCAATGCGCAGACCCCGGTGGAACGCAAGCCGCCCTGGATGAAGGCCCGGCTTCGGACCGGCCCCGAGTACCGTGAGCTGTCCGCGCTGGTGCAGCGCAACGACCTGCACACGGTATGCCAGGAAGCGGGCTGCCCCAATATCTTCGAGTGCTGGGAATCGCGTGAGGCGACGTTCCTGATCGGTGGCGACCAGTGCACGCGGCGCTGCGACTTCTGCCAGATCGACACCGGCAAGCCCGCCGAACTGGACCGTGACGAACCGCGCCGTGTCGCAGAATCGGTGGCGCAGATGCAGTTGCGGTACGCGACCGTCACCGGAGTGGCGCGTGACGACCTGCCCGACGGCGGCGCCTGGCTGTACGCCGAGACCGTCCGGCAGATCCATGCCACCTGCCCGGGCGCCGGTGTCGAACTGCTCATCCCGGACTTCACCGGGACACCCGAGCAGCTCGACGAGGTCTTCGGCACCGCGCCAGAAGTGTTGGCGCACAACCTGGAAACAGTGCCGCGGATCTTCCGCCGTGTCCGTCCGGGCTTCGACTACGAGCGCTCGCTCGGGGTGCTGGCGCGAGCCCGGGGTGCGGGCCTGATCACGAAGTCGAACCTGATCCTGGGCATGGGGGAGACCACCGAAGAGGCGCTACAGGCGTTGTGGGACCTGCGCGAGGCCGGCTGCGAATTGGTCACCATCACCCAGTACCTGCGGCCCACCCCACGGCATCATCCGGTCGAACGCTGGGTCACCCCAGCCGAATTCGACGACCTCGACACCGCCGCTCGCGAGATCGGCTTTCTCGGTGTCATGTCCGGACCGCTGGTGCGGTCCTCCTACCGGGCGGGTGCGCTCTACGCGCAGGCCCGCACCGTCATCCAAGAACAGAGGAGCACGCAGTGA
- the lpdA gene encoding dihydrolipoyl dehydrogenase, which yields MTEADVVILGGGPGGYAAAIRCAQLGRSVVLIDEAAVGGTCLHRGCIPTKALLHAAEVADSARTAAQFGITASFDGVDVTKLHGFKNTVVSRLHKGLTGLIAALGITVISGRGRLTGPTTVEVDGTTISGGVIILATGSAPKVPGMIQTSDRVLTSDQALELDRIPSSAIILGGGVIGVEFASLWTSLGAKVTIVEALPRLVPNEDTAISAYLERLFRRRKITAKTGALVTGVTSDDDAVHVTLESGDVLSADVLLVAVGRGPRTADLGLTEAGVQLDRGFVVTDDKLRTSVPTVYAIGDIVAGLQLAHRAFQQGLFVAEQIAGRDPEAVAELGIPRVTYCDPEIASVGLTEGAAREQYGDGVETVTYDLAGNGRSQILKASGAVKLVVDPAGTVVGVHMIGAGVSELIGEAQLLYNLGVKAAEAARFVHAHPTQNEALGEALMAVSGAPLHLHG from the coding sequence GTGACCGAAGCAGACGTCGTCATCCTGGGCGGTGGGCCGGGCGGGTACGCCGCCGCGATCCGGTGCGCGCAGCTGGGACGGTCGGTCGTGCTGATCGACGAGGCCGCGGTCGGTGGGACATGCCTGCACCGCGGCTGCATCCCGACCAAGGCGCTGCTGCACGCCGCGGAAGTAGCCGACTCCGCTCGCACCGCAGCGCAATTCGGCATCACCGCGTCGTTCGACGGGGTGGACGTCACCAAGTTGCACGGCTTCAAGAACACCGTGGTGTCGCGCCTGCACAAGGGCCTGACGGGTCTGATTGCGGCCCTGGGCATCACCGTCATCAGTGGCCGCGGCCGGCTGACCGGGCCGACCACCGTCGAGGTCGACGGCACCACCATCAGCGGTGGGGTCATCATCCTGGCCACCGGGTCCGCACCCAAGGTCCCCGGGATGATCCAGACCTCGGACCGCGTGCTCACCAGCGATCAGGCACTCGAACTGGACCGCATCCCGTCCTCGGCCATCATTCTCGGCGGCGGCGTGATCGGCGTCGAATTCGCCAGCCTGTGGACCTCATTGGGCGCCAAGGTGACCATCGTCGAAGCCCTGCCCCGGCTCGTGCCCAACGAGGACACCGCGATCTCGGCCTACCTGGAGCGGTTGTTCCGCCGCCGCAAGATCACCGCCAAGACCGGGGCTCTCGTCACCGGCGTCACCTCCGACGACGATGCGGTCCACGTGACGCTGGAGTCCGGTGACGTGCTCTCGGCCGACGTGCTGCTGGTCGCGGTCGGCCGGGGCCCGCGCACCGCGGACCTCGGCCTGACAGAGGCCGGCGTCCAGCTCGACCGCGGTTTCGTGGTGACCGATGACAAGCTGCGCACCAGCGTGCCGACCGTCTACGCGATCGGCGACATCGTGGCCGGACTTCAATTGGCGCACCGGGCATTTCAGCAGGGCCTGTTTGTCGCCGAGCAGATCGCCGGACGCGATCCCGAGGCCGTTGCGGAACTCGGCATCCCCCGGGTCACCTACTGCGATCCAGAGATCGCTTCCGTCGGCCTCACCGAAGGCGCCGCCCGCGAGCAGTACGGCGACGGCGTGGAGACCGTGACGTACGACCTCGCCGGCAACGGCCGCAGCCAGATCCTCAAAGCGTCCGGCGCGGTCAAGCTCGTCGTGGATCCCGCCGGCACTGTGGTCGGCGTGCACATGATCGGCGCCGGGGTCTCCGAGCTGATCGGCGAGGCGCAGCTGCTCTACAACCTGGGCGTCAAGGCCGCCGAGGCTGCCCGGTTCGTCCATGCCCACCCGACGCAGAACGAGGCGTTGGGCGAGGCGCTGATGGCCGTGTCCGGAGCGCCGCTGCACCTGCATGGCTGA
- a CDS encoding creatininase, translated as MTEQKPSRLYREMTWPEIAAAAAADIPVAIPIGSTEQHGHHLPVCTDWLIPEKLLEAASERTDLIVGQFVPFGYRSRPGSGGGQHIPGTLSLRATTYIALLEDILSELKRAGFRNIVLYNWHYENSGFIYEPAFLISERHPELKILVMEDANPDFTADRQHAIWPGGFPGLALEHAAVIETSLLLHHAPHLVRPEHIKADAPERVVSYDVLPIDTRMSTATGTLSSPEAASAEKGKLLTEWMVDRLVAILDEEFGDRRDGLA; from the coding sequence ATGACCGAGCAGAAGCCGTCCCGGCTGTACCGGGAGATGACGTGGCCGGAAATCGCCGCGGCCGCCGCCGCCGACATTCCGGTGGCCATTCCGATCGGCTCGACCGAACAGCACGGCCACCATCTCCCGGTCTGCACCGACTGGCTGATCCCCGAGAAGCTGCTGGAAGCCGCCAGCGAGCGGACCGATCTCATCGTCGGGCAGTTCGTGCCGTTCGGCTACCGGAGCCGGCCGGGAAGCGGTGGCGGACAGCATATTCCGGGCACGCTGTCGCTGCGGGCCACCACGTACATCGCACTGCTCGAGGACATCCTCAGTGAGCTGAAGCGCGCCGGCTTCCGCAACATCGTCCTCTACAACTGGCACTACGAGAACAGCGGCTTCATCTACGAACCGGCATTCCTGATCTCCGAGCGGCACCCCGAGTTGAAGATCCTCGTCATGGAGGACGCCAACCCGGACTTCACCGCCGACCGCCAGCACGCCATCTGGCCCGGCGGCTTCCCCGGCCTGGCGCTCGAACATGCCGCCGTCATCGAAACGTCGCTGCTGCTGCATCACGCACCGCACCTGGTGCGCCCCGAGCACATCAAGGCCGACGCCCCCGAACGCGTCGTGAGCTACGACGTGCTGCCGATCGACACCCGCATGTCGACCGCCACCGGCACGCTGTCCTCGCCCGAGGCCGCCAGCGCCGAGAAAGGCAAGCTGCTGACCGAGTGGATGGTCGACCGGCTGGTCGCGATTCTCGATGAGGAGTTCGGGGACCGCCGGGACGGTTTGGCCTAA
- a CDS encoding SDR family NAD(P)-dependent oxidoreductase: protein MANRIALVTGASSGIGLATAATLAREGADVAVLARPEDDLSEAVRQVTAYGRRALPVSVDVRDSAAVRAAFARVEAELGPIDAVLNNAGISRVAPLVDTTDQDFDDLMAINVAGSFYVLREAARVMQPRGAGAIVNTGSELALIGQPGFVAYTATKGAIVAMTRSAAAELVSWGIRVNSVCPGTTRTPLLMVEFEDSADPEAEIAEIASSVAAGRFGEPQEIAEAVVFLLSDRASYAVGTHLVVDGGRSTCIPAGNIGVSQNV, encoded by the coding sequence ATGGCGAACCGTATTGCCCTGGTGACGGGAGCCTCCTCGGGGATCGGGTTGGCCACCGCCGCGACGCTGGCCCGGGAAGGCGCCGACGTGGCAGTGCTGGCCCGCCCGGAGGACGACCTGTCCGAGGCGGTGCGGCAGGTGACGGCGTATGGCCGGCGGGCGCTTCCGGTGAGTGTCGACGTGCGTGATTCCGCCGCGGTGCGGGCTGCCTTCGCCCGGGTCGAGGCCGAGCTCGGGCCCATCGATGCCGTCCTGAACAATGCCGGAATCTCCCGTGTCGCACCGCTTGTCGACACCACCGACCAGGATTTCGACGACCTCATGGCGATCAATGTCGCCGGATCGTTCTACGTGCTGCGCGAGGCCGCACGGGTCATGCAGCCCCGCGGCGCCGGCGCCATCGTCAACACCGGCTCGGAACTTGCTCTCATAGGACAGCCCGGCTTCGTCGCCTATACCGCCACCAAGGGCGCCATCGTCGCGATGACCCGCAGCGCCGCAGCAGAATTGGTGTCCTGGGGCATCCGCGTGAACTCGGTGTGCCCCGGCACCACACGCACTCCCCTGTTGATGGTCGAATTCGAGGACAGCGCCGATCCCGAGGCCGAGATCGCCGAAATCGCCTCCAGCGTCGCCGCCGGACGGTTCGGCGAGCCGCAGGAGATCGCCGAAGCCGTGGTGTTCCTGCTGTCCGACCGGGCCAGCTACGCCGTGGGCACGCATCTCGTCGTCGACGGTGGACGATCCACCTGCATCCCCGCCGGCAACATCGGCGTCTCCCAGAACGTCTGA
- a CDS encoding NAD-dependent epimerase/dehydratase family protein: MTTLVTGGRGFVGRHLVDQLLADGERVIMYNRDYSVDPRAGVVAVLGELFDIPRLTETLRAYEVDRIIHTAGQSHPALSIELPVTTFAANADGTLAVYEAARMTGVRRIVFFSSECALGNITEPGPVTEDIKPAPTTVYGVTKVTGEILGSAYNSLYGTEIVSLRITEVYGPGLWMPSLLGDMIRAGLRGETFTLESGGDHGFQFVHVEDVATAARLASTTDTLTQQAYFVSGGDRMTVFETAALLQKYLPEARFEIGPGYLPDWDRQVQFDLSRSTRDLGYEPAWELEKGLQSQIDWIRSTEQL, from the coding sequence ATGACCACACTCGTCACCGGCGGCCGCGGCTTTGTGGGCCGCCATCTGGTGGACCAACTACTGGCCGACGGTGAGCGGGTCATCATGTACAACCGCGACTACTCCGTAGACCCCCGAGCCGGAGTAGTCGCGGTTCTTGGCGAGCTGTTCGACATCCCCCGTCTCACCGAGACGCTGCGCGCGTACGAGGTGGATCGCATCATCCATACCGCGGGACAGAGCCACCCCGCGCTGTCGATCGAGCTGCCGGTGACCACGTTCGCCGCGAACGCCGATGGGACACTTGCGGTTTACGAAGCGGCGCGGATGACGGGCGTGCGCCGGATCGTCTTCTTCTCCTCGGAATGCGCCCTGGGCAACATCACCGAGCCAGGCCCCGTCACCGAGGACATCAAGCCTGCGCCGACCACCGTGTACGGCGTGACCAAGGTGACCGGCGAGATACTGGGCAGCGCCTACAACTCGCTGTACGGCACGGAGATCGTCTCGCTGCGCATCACCGAGGTGTACGGCCCCGGGCTCTGGATGCCCAGCCTGCTCGGCGACATGATCCGGGCCGGGCTGCGCGGCGAGACGTTCACCCTCGAGTCCGGCGGTGACCATGGTTTCCAGTTCGTGCATGTCGAAGACGTCGCCACCGCAGCCCGGCTGGCTTCCACCACCGACACGCTGACCCAGCAGGCCTACTTCGTCTCGGGCGGCGACCGTATGACGGTGTTCGAGACCGCCGCGCTGCTCCAGAAATACCTACCGGAGGCCCGCTTCGAGATCGGCCCGGGCTACCTGCCCGACTGGGACCGTCAAGTGCAGTTCGATCTGTCCCGCTCCACCCGCGACCTCGGTTACGAGCCGGCATGGGAGCTCGAGAAAGGCCTGCAATCACAGATCGACTGGATCCGGTCCACTGAGCAACTCTGA
- a CDS encoding GMC family oxidoreductase — MRLVNTQHIDDEPDVLIIGAGASGGVAALELAQQGLKVVCLEQGGWNLPDDFTAGKPEWELTRLKQWNASPNVRQNQADYPIDSSESPVEPLMFNGVGGSTIMFSGHWVRPMPSDFRVKTLDGVAEDWPFTYDDLRPFLDEVTHHIGASGLEGDPAYPDSHTFPLPPLPIGKYGLVAAKGMDKLGWHWWPAPNAIASRKYKNQEGCQRYGACESGCPVGAKASTDITHWRDAIKLGVQLVTGARVSRLTTNKKGLVTGAEYIDRKGTLRHQGARVTVLAANGIGTPRLLLNSATDGLANSSGLVGKRLMTHPYASVYGAYDEDLETWLGPAGQALQSLQFYETDTSRGFVRGAKWNLMPTGGPLAQTLWEPGSNWRDSFGANFHPRLARTFGRYTEWGITTEDLPDESNTVTLDPDVTDSDGIPAAKIHYEIGENCQRMLDFNVARAIEAHEAAGAVEVHPVPVVRHSAWHLLGTTKMGADPATSVVDEWGRTHDIPNLFIIDGSTMVTSTGMNPTATIMAVALRSMRHLAETRSSIPTAF; from the coding sequence GTGCGACTGGTGAACACACAACACATCGACGACGAGCCCGACGTCCTGATCATCGGGGCCGGCGCGTCCGGTGGCGTGGCGGCCCTCGAACTGGCCCAGCAGGGCCTGAAGGTCGTCTGCCTGGAACAGGGCGGCTGGAACCTGCCCGACGATTTCACTGCCGGCAAGCCCGAGTGGGAACTGACCCGGCTCAAGCAGTGGAACGCCAGCCCCAATGTCCGGCAGAACCAGGCCGACTACCCGATCGACAGCAGCGAGAGCCCGGTGGAACCGTTGATGTTCAACGGCGTTGGTGGCAGCACCATCATGTTCTCCGGGCACTGGGTACGGCCCATGCCGTCGGACTTCCGGGTCAAGACCCTCGACGGGGTCGCCGAGGACTGGCCGTTCACGTACGACGATCTGCGCCCGTTCCTCGACGAGGTCACCCACCACATCGGCGCCTCCGGTCTGGAAGGCGATCCGGCCTATCCCGATTCGCACACGTTCCCGCTGCCGCCGTTGCCCATCGGCAAGTACGGCCTCGTCGCCGCCAAAGGCATGGACAAGCTGGGCTGGCACTGGTGGCCGGCGCCCAACGCCATCGCCTCCCGCAAGTACAAGAACCAGGAAGGCTGCCAGCGCTACGGCGCCTGCGAATCCGGGTGTCCGGTCGGCGCCAAGGCCAGTACCGACATCACCCACTGGCGCGACGCGATCAAACTCGGCGTGCAGTTGGTCACCGGTGCCCGCGTGAGCCGCCTGACGACGAACAAGAAGGGCCTGGTCACCGGCGCCGAATACATCGACCGCAAGGGCACCCTGCGGCACCAAGGCGCGCGGGTAACGGTGTTGGCGGCCAACGGAATCGGCACGCCGCGCCTCCTGCTGAACTCCGCAACCGACGGCCTGGCCAACTCGTCAGGCCTCGTCGGCAAGCGGCTGATGACCCATCCCTACGCGTCGGTCTACGGCGCCTACGACGAAGACCTGGAGACGTGGCTCGGCCCTGCCGGCCAAGCGCTGCAGTCGCTGCAGTTCTACGAGACCGACACCAGCCGCGGCTTCGTGCGCGGCGCCAAGTGGAACCTGATGCCAACCGGCGGCCCGCTGGCCCAGACGTTGTGGGAGCCGGGCAGCAACTGGCGTGACAGCTTTGGCGCCAACTTCCATCCGCGCCTGGCGCGCACGTTCGGCCGCTACACCGAGTGGGGCATCACCACCGAGGACCTGCCCGACGAATCCAACACGGTCACACTGGATCCCGACGTCACCGACTCCGACGGCATCCCCGCCGCCAAGATCCACTACGAGATCGGCGAGAACTGTCAGCGGATGCTCGACTTCAACGTCGCACGCGCCATCGAGGCGCATGAGGCCGCGGGAGCCGTTGAGGTGCACCCGGTTCCGGTCGTGCGGCACAGCGCCTGGCACCTGCTGGGCACCACCAAGATGGGCGCCGACCCGGCCACGTCCGTCGTCGACGAATGGGGCCGCACCCACGACATCCCGAACCTGTTCATCATCGACGGCAGCACCATGGTCACCTCCACCGGCATGAATCCCACCGCCACGATCATGGCCGTCGCCCTGCGCTCCATGCGGCATCTGGCCGAAACCCGCTCCAGCATCCCGACGGCATTCTGA
- a CDS encoding purine-cytosine permease family protein, producing the protein MPHDSGSRVEYLTIQPVPESQRTGQVRHLFSFWFTVQIIPLAVVTGLLGPTIYKLDVKSTIIAVIVGSAIGAVFMALHSVQGSGLGVPQMIQARAQFGMYGSLLVIVVVIFAYIGWIVALMVLAQQTLCAVFTSLNTTAAVAISTLLTVATVVIGYQLILRLNRVMVLVSAVALVLTLVYTSSAALHHHPGSGAGGSFNWIGFLSMASVAGIWQLSYAPYVSDYSRYLPKSTSSRAAFWYTYAGTFFGAVGAMIVGALLVAGLGADAQLANLSSIMPGPVFVFVMLVFFFGAIDAGVINMYGSSLCTLTCIQAFKLTWSPKSSARNVVAAVIGIAVFVAAISLTDNFLAEYSNFISILMYLLIPWSVVNLIDYYMVKHGDYDPASFSDPRSGYGAFNVPAVLSYFLGFVIQIPFMSTAIYTGPVANRIGGIDTAWVVGTVASFFIYLGLIKLWQKRADALPVAVAAEVTP; encoded by the coding sequence ATGCCGCATGACAGTGGCTCGAGGGTCGAGTATCTGACCATTCAACCGGTGCCGGAATCCCAGCGCACCGGACAGGTGCGACACCTGTTCTCGTTCTGGTTCACCGTCCAGATCATCCCGCTCGCGGTGGTGACCGGCCTTCTCGGCCCGACGATCTACAAGCTGGACGTCAAATCCACGATCATCGCCGTCATCGTCGGCAGTGCCATCGGCGCGGTGTTCATGGCCCTGCATTCGGTACAGGGTTCGGGCCTCGGCGTACCGCAGATGATTCAGGCGCGCGCGCAGTTCGGCATGTATGGTTCGCTCTTGGTCATCGTGGTGGTGATATTCGCCTATATTGGCTGGATCGTTGCCCTCATGGTGTTGGCACAGCAGACCCTGTGCGCGGTCTTCACGTCGCTGAATACCACTGCCGCAGTTGCCATCAGCACCCTGCTCACCGTGGCCACCGTGGTGATCGGCTACCAGCTCATCCTCCGGCTGAACCGGGTGATGGTATTGGTCTCGGCCGTGGCCCTGGTGCTCACTTTGGTCTATACGTCCAGCGCCGCACTGCACCACCACCCCGGCAGCGGTGCCGGTGGCTCCTTCAATTGGATCGGCTTCCTGAGCATGGCGTCGGTCGCCGGGATCTGGCAGCTGTCGTATGCGCCGTATGTCTCCGACTACTCGCGCTACCTACCGAAGTCGACCTCGTCGCGTGCTGCGTTCTGGTACACCTACGCCGGCACTTTTTTCGGCGCCGTCGGCGCGATGATCGTCGGTGCGCTCCTGGTTGCCGGATTGGGCGCTGATGCCCAGCTGGCGAATCTGTCGAGCATCATGCCTGGTCCAGTTTTCGTCTTCGTGATGCTGGTGTTCTTCTTCGGCGCCATCGACGCCGGCGTCATCAACATGTACGGATCATCGTTGTGCACGCTGACCTGTATCCAGGCCTTCAAATTGACATGGTCGCCCAAGTCGTCGGCCCGCAATGTCGTCGCGGCGGTGATCGGGATCGCGGTCTTCGTCGCGGCGATCAGCTTGACCGACAACTTCTTGGCCGAGTACTCCAACTTCATCAGCATCCTGATGTACCTGCTGATTCCGTGGAGCGTCGTCAACCTGATCGACTACTACATGGTGAAGCATGGCGACTACGACCCGGCGTCGTTCAGTGACCCGAGGAGCGGCTACGGCGCCTTCAACGTACCGGCTGTCCTCAGCTACTTCCTCGGCTTCGTGATCCAAATCCCGTTCATGTCAACGGCTATCTACACGGGCCCGGTCGCCAACAGAATCGGTGGCATTGATACCGCGTGGGTCGTTGGCACGGTGGCGAGTTTCTTCATCTATCTCGGCCTGATCAAACTGTGGCAGAAGCGCGCCGACGCCCTTCCGGTGGCGGTCGCCGCGGAGGTCACGCCATAA
- a CDS encoding PucR family transcriptional regulator: protein MSITVRELLDMPHLQLRLHSGKAGLDRQVTWTHTSDLPEPWQWVSSGELLMTNGMSFPADADGQEQLLDELHRIGASGLAIGEQMYCPKLTGRFTQASERLGLPVLWIRYPMPFVAISRAIAEATLLEQSQRLMRTARIYDALRRTTGGDVARSRTADALTKELRCPVFVCDRVTAEAYHPDGPHPPDDVKATVRTASQGTLVAGARSVLTPSGVEVLVGEVPTHDNAVLAVIREGGVALDGVLIQHAATVVALELSQTHLALEHTRRSGAELTAQLMDGSIDRRGGRRQLLSLGLDPTHSVFVSATGADERRLRDLHVALWRRRIPHVTAFRSGVAHAVVPGTDEAVDAIVASLGPNARVGASRALQSVARSAESAREATWALGTAQRTDARLVRYGSATSWLGVGGVDDAQAMVERWLGPLIEHDAQHRTGLVETLEAFLANQRSWQRTAEAMNVHRQTVLYRIHKVEELTGAHLTDTADIAQLWLALQSRDLLGGSR from the coding sequence GTGAGCATCACCGTTCGCGAACTGCTGGACATGCCGCACCTTCAGCTTCGGCTGCATTCGGGCAAGGCAGGTCTGGACCGTCAGGTCACCTGGACGCACACGTCGGATCTGCCCGAACCGTGGCAATGGGTCAGCAGCGGTGAGTTGTTGATGACCAACGGCATGTCGTTTCCCGCCGACGCCGACGGCCAGGAACAACTGCTCGACGAACTGCACCGGATCGGCGCCAGCGGGCTGGCCATCGGCGAGCAGATGTACTGCCCGAAGCTCACGGGGCGATTCACGCAGGCCAGTGAACGCCTCGGGCTGCCGGTGCTCTGGATCCGCTATCCCATGCCCTTCGTGGCGATTTCGCGGGCCATCGCCGAGGCCACGCTCCTCGAACAGTCTCAGCGCCTCATGCGGACGGCACGTATCTACGACGCACTGCGCCGGACCACCGGTGGCGATGTGGCCCGGTCGCGCACCGCCGATGCCCTCACCAAGGAGCTGCGGTGCCCGGTCTTCGTCTGCGATCGCGTTACCGCCGAGGCGTATCACCCCGATGGCCCGCACCCGCCCGACGATGTGAAAGCCACGGTCCGGACGGCGTCACAGGGCACCCTGGTCGCCGGTGCCCGGTCGGTGCTGACGCCCAGCGGCGTCGAGGTCCTGGTCGGCGAGGTGCCCACGCACGACAACGCGGTCCTGGCGGTCATCCGCGAGGGCGGCGTGGCCCTCGACGGCGTGCTCATCCAGCATGCGGCGACAGTCGTGGCCCTCGAGCTGTCTCAGACGCACCTGGCGCTCGAACACACCCGCCGCTCCGGCGCCGAGCTCACGGCCCAGCTCATGGACGGCAGTATCGACCGCCGGGGCGGGCGTCGCCAATTGCTGTCCCTGGGACTCGATCCGACGCACTCGGTGTTCGTCTCGGCAACCGGTGCCGATGAACGACGGCTACGGGATCTCCATGTGGCGTTGTGGCGCCGCCGGATTCCGCACGTGACGGCATTTCGTTCGGGCGTCGCCCACGCCGTCGTCCCCGGTACCGACGAAGCCGTCGACGCCATCGTCGCATCGCTCGGTCCGAACGCCAGGGTCGGTGCCAGCCGGGCGCTGCAATCGGTGGCTCGTTCCGCGGAATCGGCGCGCGAAGCGACCTGGGCGCTGGGCACCGCGCAACGGACCGACGCGCGACTGGTTCGGTACGGCAGCGCCACCTCGTGGTTGGGCGTGGGTGGGGTGGACGATGCCCAGGCCATGGTGGAGCGGTGGTTGGGTCCGCTCATCGAACACGATGCGCAGCACCGGACGGGGCTCGTCGAAACTCTGGAGGCGTTCTTGGCCAACCAACGGTCGTGGCAGCGCACTGCCGAAGCGATGAACGTGCACCGCCAGACGGTGCTCTACCGCATCCACAAAGTTGAAGAACTCACCGGAGCCCATCTGACCGATACCGCCGATATCGCGCAGCTGTGGCTGGCACTGCAGTCACGAGACCTGTTGGGCGGCAGCAGGTGA